The following proteins are encoded in a genomic region of Pseudomonas sp. Os17:
- a CDS encoding DODA-type extradiol aromatic ring-opening family dioxygenase, with translation MLPSLFISHGSPMLALEPGASGPALANLAAQLPRPKAILVVSAHWESQDLRVSAHPHPETWHDFGGFPAALFAVQYPAPGDPELAAQVVELLKADGLPAQLDNQRPFDHGAWVPLSLMYPQADIPVIQLSLPSRLGPALQTRVGHALAGLRQQGVLLIGSGSITHNLRELDWHAGPESVEPWAKAFRDWMIEKLAANDEAALHDYRQQAPHAVRSHPSDEHLLPLYFARGAGGEFSVAHQGFTLGALGMDIYRFG, from the coding sequence ATGCTCCCCAGCCTGTTTATCTCCCATGGTTCTCCCATGCTGGCCCTGGAACCCGGTGCCAGTGGTCCCGCCCTGGCCAACCTGGCGGCACAGCTGCCACGCCCCAAGGCGATCCTGGTGGTTTCAGCCCATTGGGAAAGCCAGGATCTGCGGGTCAGCGCCCACCCTCATCCGGAAACCTGGCATGACTTCGGCGGCTTCCCCGCCGCCTTGTTTGCCGTGCAATACCCGGCTCCCGGCGATCCTGAACTGGCGGCACAAGTGGTGGAGCTGCTCAAGGCCGACGGCCTGCCGGCGCAGCTGGACAACCAGCGCCCCTTCGACCACGGCGCCTGGGTGCCGCTGTCGCTGATGTACCCGCAAGCGGACATCCCGGTGATCCAGCTATCGCTGCCCAGTCGCCTGGGCCCGGCCCTGCAGACCCGCGTCGGCCACGCCCTGGCAGGCCTGCGGCAACAGGGCGTGTTGCTGATCGGCTCCGGCAGCATCACCCACAACCTGCGGGAACTGGACTGGCACGCCGGCCCGGAAAGTGTCGAACCCTGGGCCAAGGCCTTTCGTGACTGGATGATCGAAAAACTGGCGGCCAATGATGAAGCGGCCCTGCATGATTACCGGCAGCAGGCACCGCATGCCGTGCGCAGCCATCCCAGCGATGAACACCTGCTGCCGCTGTACTTCGCCCGAGGTGCCGGTGGCGAATTCAGCGTGGCCCACCAGGGCTTCACCCTGGGCGCGCTGGGCATGGACATCTACCGCTTTGGCTGA
- a CDS encoding crotonase/enoyl-CoA hydratase family protein has protein sequence MNQPSASRVSRELRGHLFLIGLDRVAKRNAFDLELLNQLSLAYGEFEASSQARIAVVFGHGEHFTAGLDLANVGAALAQGWQAPPGGCDPWGVFAGPRVSKPVIVAVQGYCLTIGIELMLAADINLCASNTRFAQMEVQRGIFPFGGATLRLHQLAGWGNAMRWLLTGDEFDAHEALRLGLVQEVMASEDLLPRAVELAERIARQAPLGVQATLMSARQARLEGETLAAQGLPPLVHKLMNSEDAKEGVRAMIEKRPGVFKGC, from the coding sequence ATGAATCAGCCCAGTGCCAGCCGTGTCAGCCGCGAACTGCGCGGTCACCTATTCCTGATCGGCCTGGACCGGGTCGCCAAGCGCAATGCCTTCGACCTGGAGCTGCTCAACCAGCTGAGCCTGGCCTACGGCGAGTTCGAAGCCAGCAGCCAGGCGCGGATCGCCGTGGTGTTCGGCCACGGCGAGCACTTCACCGCGGGATTGGACCTGGCCAATGTCGGTGCTGCCCTGGCCCAGGGCTGGCAGGCACCACCCGGCGGCTGCGACCCTTGGGGCGTGTTCGCCGGACCGCGGGTGAGCAAGCCGGTGATCGTCGCCGTGCAGGGCTACTGCCTGACCATCGGTATCGAGCTGATGCTGGCGGCGGACATCAATCTGTGTGCCAGCAATACGCGCTTTGCCCAGATGGAGGTGCAACGCGGAATATTTCCCTTCGGCGGCGCGACCCTGCGCCTGCACCAACTGGCCGGCTGGGGCAATGCCATGCGCTGGTTGCTCACCGGCGATGAGTTCGACGCCCATGAAGCGCTGCGCCTGGGACTGGTGCAGGAGGTGATGGCCAGTGAGGACCTGCTGCCCCGGGCCGTGGAACTGGCCGAACGCATCGCCCGGCAAGCACCGCTGGGCGTGCAGGCGACGCTGATGTCGGCGCGTCAGGCCCGGCTTGAGGGCGAAACACTGGCCGCTCAGGGCCTGCCGCCGCTGGTGCACAAGCTGATGAACAGCGAGGACGCCAAGGAAGGGGTGCGAGCGATGATCGAGAAACGCCCCGGGGTGTTCAAGGGCTGTTGA
- a CDS encoding spermidine synthase — protein sequence MTEERVERVLAEVHDEFGMIRVLEVADYRFLEFGDAIEQSCVFTADPSWLEYDYTRAMLIGALCHEAPESALFLGLGAGTLTQACLKFLPLEDVEAIELRPDVPRLAIEYLGLDDDPRLYIRIGDALELLDSAESADLIFVDLYTDVGPGVGHLAWGFLENCQKRLNPGGWLVINQWATDDGKPLGAALLRGLYHRHYWELPVKEGNVILIVPSDLDQTLDLPALNARAEALAPRLGYSLQPLIKAIRPAT from the coding sequence ATGACTGAGGAGCGCGTCGAGCGTGTGCTCGCCGAGGTTCATGACGAGTTCGGCATGATTCGGGTATTGGAAGTGGCGGACTACCGCTTCCTCGAATTTGGCGACGCCATCGAGCAAAGCTGCGTGTTCACCGCCGACCCCAGTTGGCTGGAGTACGACTACACCCGGGCCATGCTGATCGGTGCCCTGTGTCATGAGGCGCCGGAGAGCGCACTGTTTCTCGGCCTGGGCGCCGGGACCCTGACCCAGGCCTGCCTGAAGTTCCTGCCCCTGGAAGACGTCGAGGCCATCGAACTGCGTCCGGATGTGCCGCGCCTGGCCATCGAGTACCTGGGGCTGGACGACGATCCGCGTCTATATATAAGAATCGGCGATGCCCTGGAGCTGTTGGACAGCGCCGAATCCGCCGACCTGATCTTCGTCGACCTGTACACCGATGTCGGCCCCGGCGTTGGCCATCTGGCCTGGGGGTTTCTGGAAAACTGCCAGAAGCGCCTCAATCCCGGGGGCTGGCTGGTGATCAACCAATGGGCCACCGATGATGGCAAGCCCTTGGGCGCCGCGCTGTTGCGCGGGCTCTATCACCGGCATTACTGGGAGCTGCCGGTGAAGGAAGGCAACGTGATTTTGATCGTGCCCTCCGATCTTGATCAGACGCTCGATCTGCCAGCTCTGAATGCCCGGGCCGAAGCCCTGGCCCCGCGCCTGGGTTACTCCCTGCAGCCGCTGATCAAGGCCATTCGCCCCGCCACTTAA
- a CDS encoding class II 3-deoxy-7-phosphoheptulonate synthase encodes MSQPWSPDSWRALPIQQQPQYPDAAHLLQVEQTLASYPPLVFAGEARELRRQFAEVTQGRAFLLQGGDCAESFAEFSAAKIRDTFKVLLQMAIVMTFAAGCPVVKVGRMAGQFAKPRSANDETINGVTLPAYRGDIVNGIGFDEKSRVPDPDRLLQSYHQATATLNLLRAFAQGGFADLHQVHKWNLDFIANSALAAKYSQLADRIDETLAFMRACGMDSSPQLRETSFFTAHEALLLNYEEAFVRRDSLTNDYYDCSAHMLWIGDRTRQLDGAHVEFLRGVNNPIGVKVGPSMNTEELIRLIDILNPSNDPGRLNLIVRMGAHKVGDHLPQLIRAVEREGKQVLWSSDPMHGNTIKASSGYKTRDFAQILSEVKEFFQVHQAEGSYAGGIHIEMTGQNVTECIGGARPITEDGLSDRYHTHCDPRMNADQSLELAFLIAETLKQVKR; translated from the coding sequence ATGAGCCAACCCTGGAGCCCCGACAGCTGGCGCGCCCTGCCGATCCAGCAACAACCCCAGTACCCCGACGCCGCACATCTGCTGCAGGTCGAGCAGACCCTGGCCAGTTATCCACCGCTGGTGTTTGCCGGTGAGGCCCGGGAGTTGCGCCGCCAGTTCGCCGAAGTCACCCAGGGTCGCGCCTTCCTGCTGCAGGGCGGCGACTGCGCCGAAAGCTTTGCCGAATTCTCCGCGGCGAAAATCCGCGACACCTTCAAGGTGCTGCTGCAGATGGCGATTGTCATGACCTTTGCCGCCGGCTGCCCGGTGGTCAAGGTCGGACGCATGGCCGGGCAATTCGCCAAACCGCGCTCGGCCAACGACGAAACCATCAATGGCGTGACCTTGCCGGCCTATCGTGGCGACATCGTCAACGGCATCGGTTTCGATGAGAAAAGCCGGGTACCGGACCCGGACCGCCTGCTGCAGTCCTATCACCAGGCCACCGCCACCCTGAACCTGCTGCGGGCCTTTGCCCAGGGCGGGTTTGCCGACCTGCATCAGGTGCACAAGTGGAACCTGGACTTCATCGCCAACTCGGCCCTGGCCGCGAAGTACAGCCAGCTGGCGGATCGCATCGATGAAACCCTGGCCTTCATGCGCGCCTGCGGCATGGACAGCTCGCCGCAACTGCGCGAAACCAGCTTCTTCACCGCCCACGAAGCGCTGCTGCTCAATTACGAGGAAGCCTTCGTCCGTCGCGACAGCCTGACCAACGACTACTACGACTGCTCGGCCCACATGCTGTGGATCGGCGACCGCACCCGCCAGCTCGACGGTGCCCACGTCGAGTTCCTGCGCGGGGTGAACAACCCGATCGGGGTCAAGGTCGGCCCGAGCATGAACACCGAGGAACTGATCCGCCTGATCGATATCCTCAACCCGAGCAACGATCCAGGCCGGCTCAACCTGATCGTGCGCATGGGTGCCCACAAGGTCGGCGACCACCTGCCACAGCTGATCCGCGCGGTCGAGCGCGAAGGCAAGCAAGTGCTCTGGAGCTCGGACCCGATGCACGGCAACACCATCAAGGCCAGCAGCGGCTACAAGACCCGGGATTTCGCGCAGATCCTGAGCGAGGTCAAAGAGTTCTTCCAGGTGCATCAGGCCGAAGGCAGCTATGCCGGCGGCATCCATATCGAGATGACCGGACAGAACGTCACCGAGTGCATCGGCGGCGCCCGCCCGATCACCGAAGACGGCCTGTCGGACCGCTATCACACCCATTGCGACCCGCGGATGAACGCCGACCAGTCCCTGGAACTGGCCTTCCTGATCGCCGAGACGCTCAAACAGGTCAAGCGTTGA
- a CDS encoding winged helix-turn-helix domain-containing protein has product MPAECSFSLKQARRLALAAQGFGGRRPPATIKAAGLNRQIERLGLLQIDSVNALVRAHYLPLFSRLGSYPQALLDQAAWSQGRQRTLFEYWGHEASLLPMSMYPLLRWRMQRARQGQGIYSQLARFGQERLVTVRRVLAAVQEQGALGAGSLSTREERAGPWWDWSDEKHALEWLFAAGEVTVAGRRGFERLYDLPERVLPAAILQQSPLDEAQAQRGLLVHAARALGVATEKDLRDYFRLDPGDSRARLAELLESGELLSCEVQGWRHPAYCLPQVRVPRQVDASALLSPFDSLIWERSRTERLFDFRYRLEIYTPRHKRVYGYYVLPFLHNERIVARIELRAERAQGCLAVHAVHEEEPGLDEEGVVALAGQLRQMATWLGLEQIQLNCRRDGARRLREVMA; this is encoded by the coding sequence ATGCCCGCAGAATGTTCTTTCTCACTCAAGCAAGCTCGCCGATTGGCCCTGGCCGCCCAGGGTTTCGGCGGGCGTCGGCCGCCGGCAACGATCAAGGCCGCGGGGCTCAATCGACAGATCGAGCGCCTGGGCCTGCTGCAGATCGATTCGGTCAATGCCCTGGTGCGGGCGCATTACCTGCCTCTGTTCTCCCGCCTGGGCAGTTATCCACAGGCCTTGCTCGACCAGGCCGCCTGGAGTCAGGGCCGGCAACGCACCTTGTTCGAATACTGGGGGCATGAGGCGTCGTTGCTGCCCATGTCCATGTACCCGTTGCTGCGCTGGCGGATGCAGCGGGCGCGGCAAGGGCAGGGCATCTATTCGCAGCTGGCGCGTTTTGGCCAGGAGCGCCTGGTCACGGTCCGTCGGGTTCTGGCGGCGGTCCAAGAGCAGGGCGCGCTGGGTGCCGGCAGCCTTTCCACCCGCGAGGAGCGCGCCGGGCCCTGGTGGGATTGGAGCGATGAAAAGCACGCCCTGGAATGGTTGTTCGCCGCCGGTGAAGTGACGGTGGCCGGGCGTCGTGGCTTCGAGCGCCTCTACGATTTGCCGGAGCGGGTGCTGCCGGCGGCCATTCTCCAGCAGTCGCCGCTGGACGAAGCCCAGGCCCAGCGCGGCTTGCTGGTGCACGCGGCCAGGGCCCTGGGCGTGGCCACGGAGAAGGACCTGCGAGACTACTTTCGCCTGGATCCCGGCGACAGCCGTGCGCGGCTGGCGGAGTTGCTGGAGTCCGGCGAGTTGTTGAGCTGCGAAGTGCAGGGCTGGCGCCATCCGGCCTACTGTCTGCCGCAGGTCAGGGTGCCGCGCCAGGTCGACGCCAGTGCGTTGCTCTCACCGTTCGATTCGCTGATCTGGGAGCGCAGTCGCACCGAGCGGCTGTTCGACTTCCGCTATCGGCTGGAGATCTACACGCCAAGGCATAAGCGGGTCTATGGCTATTACGTGCTGCCGTTCCTGCACAACGAGCGGATTGTCGCCCGCATCGAGCTGCGGGCGGAGCGAGCCCAAGGCTGCCTGGCGGTGCATGCGGTGCATGAGGAGGAGCCAGGCCTGGACGAGGAGGGGGTGGTGGCGTTGGCCGGGCAGCTACGGCAGATGGCCACTTGGCTGGGGCTGGAGCAGATTCAGCTCAATTGCCGACGTGACGGCGCACGCCGTCTGCGTGAGGTCATGGCGTGA
- a CDS encoding DUF1127 domain-containing protein, with amino-acid sequence MKGQKGYVLVHKLSFQALAFSGLWRRVMRWYELGRERRMLAGLSDEALKDLGLTRVDVEHERVRPFWDDPMHK; translated from the coding sequence ATGAAAGGTCAAAAGGGTTATGTGCTGGTCCACAAGCTGTCATTTCAGGCGCTGGCCTTCAGCGGCCTGTGGCGTCGGGTCATGCGCTGGTATGAGCTTGGGCGCGAGCGCCGGATGCTGGCCGGGCTGAGCGATGAGGCGTTGAAGGACCTGGGGCTCACGCGGGTCGATGTCGAGCATGAGCGGGTCCGCCCGTTCTGGGACGACCCAATGCATAAATAG
- a CDS encoding LysR substrate-binding domain-containing protein, whose protein sequence is MSQFPSIDTEVLRTFVAIADEGGFTRAGERVNRTQSAVSMQMKRLEEDVLQRQLFQRDGRQVKLTAEGQVLLGYARRILKLHSEVFNTLREPHMVGLVRIGTPDDYVMRFLPGILSRFAQSYPLIQIEVHCESSKQLLQRQDLDLSIVTREPGSEIGQLLRKERFVWAVAQCFNPHEQTPLPLAMFNSDCFCRLWACNALDAAGLDYRIAYNSSSLSAIMAVVSAGLAVTAQLESLITPDMRILGEAQGLPQLPEASIMLVRNLNNPSPITECLAEHIVEGFKL, encoded by the coding sequence ATGTCCCAGTTCCCCAGCATCGATACCGAAGTTCTGCGCACCTTCGTCGCCATCGCCGATGAAGGCGGTTTTACCCGGGCCGGCGAGCGGGTCAATCGCACTCAATCCGCGGTGAGCATGCAGATGAAGCGCCTGGAGGAAGACGTACTGCAGCGCCAGCTGTTCCAGCGCGACGGGCGCCAGGTCAAGCTCACCGCCGAGGGCCAGGTGCTGCTGGGCTACGCCCGACGCATCCTGAAACTGCATAGCGAGGTGTTCAATACCCTGCGCGAGCCGCACATGGTGGGCCTGGTACGCATCGGCACCCCGGATGACTATGTGATGCGCTTTCTGCCGGGGATTCTGTCGCGCTTTGCCCAAAGCTATCCGCTGATCCAGATCGAGGTGCATTGCGAGTCAAGCAAACAGCTGTTGCAACGCCAGGACCTGGACCTGTCCATCGTCACCCGCGAGCCGGGCAGCGAGATCGGCCAACTGCTGCGCAAGGAGCGCTTCGTCTGGGCCGTGGCCCAGTGCTTCAATCCCCACGAGCAAACACCTCTGCCCCTGGCAATGTTCAACAGCGACTGCTTCTGCCGGCTCTGGGCCTGCAACGCTCTGGACGCTGCGGGCCTGGACTACCGCATTGCCTACAACAGTTCCAGCCTGTCGGCGATCATGGCGGTGGTCAGCGCCGGGCTGGCGGTCACCGCCCAATTGGAAAGCCTGATCACCCCGGACATGCGCATCCTCGGCGAGGCACAGGGGCTGCCGCAATTGCCGGAAGCCAGCATCATGCTGGTGCGCAACCTCAACAATCCCTCCCCGATCACCGAATGCCTGGCAGAGCACATCGTCGAAGGCTTCAAACTTTGA
- a CDS encoding sulfite exporter TauE/SafE family protein — MIELVMYLLLGAALGTVGGLFGIGGGLIAIPVLGVMFGLDQQIAQGTALVMVVPNVMLALWRYHQRNRIELRHALPLALMGFCFAWLGSIWAVGIDAQKMRIGFVVFLLVLSAYNLLRMFMSSAPASTQMRYSWPWLGVLGAASGAMGGLFGVGGAVVATPVLTSIFGTTQVVAQGLSLALALPSTGVTLVTYGLHHQVDWMIGLPLAAGGLLSISWGVKVAHALPERLLRGLFCGFLVVCAVMLAFKV, encoded by the coding sequence TTGATCGAGTTAGTGATGTATCTGTTGTTGGGCGCAGCCCTGGGCACGGTGGGCGGTCTGTTCGGGATCGGTGGCGGTTTGATCGCCATTCCGGTGCTGGGGGTCATGTTCGGCCTGGACCAGCAGATTGCCCAGGGCACCGCGCTGGTGATGGTGGTGCCCAATGTGATGCTGGCGCTGTGGCGTTATCACCAGCGCAACCGCATCGAACTGCGCCATGCCCTGCCGCTGGCGCTGATGGGCTTTTGTTTCGCCTGGCTCGGCTCGATCTGGGCGGTGGGCATTGACGCGCAGAAGATGCGTATCGGCTTTGTCGTCTTTCTCCTGGTGCTGTCGGCCTACAACCTGCTGCGCATGTTCATGAGCAGCGCGCCGGCCAGCACGCAGATGCGTTATTCCTGGCCTTGGCTGGGGGTTCTGGGCGCCGCTTCCGGGGCCATGGGCGGTTTGTTCGGCGTGGGCGGAGCGGTAGTGGCCACGCCAGTATTGACCAGCATCTTCGGCACCACCCAGGTGGTGGCGCAGGGGCTGTCCCTGGCCCTGGCGCTGCCGAGCACCGGGGTGACCCTGGTGACCTACGGCTTGCATCATCAGGTGGACTGGATGATCGGCCTGCCGTTGGCGGCCGGCGGTCTGTTGAGCATCAGTTGGGGGGTGAAGGTGGCTCATGCCTTGCCCGAGCGCCTGTTGCGTGGGTTGTTCTGCGGTTTCCTGGTGGTGTGTGCCGTGATGCTGGCCTTCAAAGTTTGA
- a CDS encoding LysR family transcriptional regulator, which yields MNPNILTEQLGLFLDVLEAGSFSAAARRHPLTPSAVARRIDSLENAVGTPLFMRTTHAVVATAAGLAFAERARRIVAELQLARAEAVSLSHAPEGLIRIDAPAAFGRRHLAPAIADFLALYPGLDVQLHLIDSFVDMQGSHLGKVDLVLRAGQRVDTRMVATSLASIVRIACASPSYLKNRGIPTHPAELSQHDGLDWDGLAPLFAWRFELDGQVQSHRPQRIRLSANNAEALLSGALAGLGIAHLPTWLVSEYLLRGELVPLFCDGGLPKPETAGIYALRMEQHPNARSRLLLEYLKSRFSPIPPWDLALQSAMG from the coding sequence ATGAATCCCAATATCCTCACCGAACAACTGGGGCTGTTTCTCGATGTGCTGGAAGCCGGGAGCTTTTCCGCCGCGGCCCGCCGTCATCCCCTGACCCCTTCCGCCGTGGCTCGGCGCATCGACAGCCTGGAAAATGCCGTGGGCACCCCACTGTTCATGCGCACCACCCACGCGGTAGTCGCTACTGCGGCGGGCCTGGCCTTCGCCGAACGGGCCCGGCGCATCGTCGCTGAACTGCAACTGGCTCGCGCCGAAGCGGTGTCCTTGAGCCACGCCCCGGAAGGCCTGATCCGCATCGATGCCCCGGCCGCCTTCGGTCGCCGCCATCTGGCACCGGCCATTGCCGACTTCCTGGCGCTCTATCCGGGGCTGGACGTGCAGTTGCACCTGATCGACAGCTTCGTCGACATGCAGGGCTCGCATCTGGGCAAGGTCGATCTGGTCCTGCGCGCAGGCCAGCGGGTGGATACGCGAATGGTCGCCACGTCCCTGGCCAGCATCGTGCGCATCGCCTGCGCCAGCCCGTCCTACCTGAAAAACCGCGGCATCCCGACCCATCCCGCCGAACTCAGCCAGCACGATGGCCTGGACTGGGACGGGCTGGCGCCGCTGTTTGCCTGGCGTTTCGAGCTTGATGGCCAGGTACAGAGCCATCGCCCCCAGCGCATCCGCCTCAGTGCCAACAATGCCGAAGCGCTGCTTTCCGGGGCCCTGGCCGGCCTGGGGATTGCGCACCTGCCGACCTGGCTGGTGAGCGAATACCTGCTGCGGGGGGAACTGGTGCCGCTGTTCTGCGACGGCGGCCTGCCCAAGCCGGAAACCGCCGGCATCTACGCCTTGCGCATGGAACAGCACCCCAATGCCCGCAGCCGCTTGCTCCTGGAATACCTGAAGAGCCGTTTCAGCCCGATTCCACCCTGGGACCTGGCGCTGCAAAGCGCCATGGGCTAG
- a CDS encoding MarR family winged helix-turn-helix transcriptional regulator, with product MTTQPSTADTCEQLLLDNQVCFALHSTSLLMTKVYKPLLQRLGLTYPQYLAMLVLWERDGLTVGEISQRLLTDPGSLTPLLKRLEAEGLLSRTRSREDERVVIVQLTEQGRALKDQAREIPQCILGASGRTVEQLRRLQEELQVLRGHLQDSL from the coding sequence ATGACCACCCAACCCTCTACCGCGGACACTTGCGAACAGCTGCTGCTGGATAACCAGGTATGTTTCGCCCTGCACTCCACATCGCTGCTGATGACCAAGGTCTACAAGCCATTGCTGCAGCGACTGGGTCTGACCTACCCGCAGTACCTGGCCATGCTGGTGCTCTGGGAGCGCGACGGACTGACCGTGGGCGAGATCAGCCAGCGGTTGCTGACCGATCCGGGCTCACTGACGCCACTGCTCAAGCGCCTGGAAGCCGAGGGCCTGCTGAGCCGGACCCGCAGCCGGGAAGATGAGCGGGTGGTGATTGTGCAACTGACCGAGCAGGGTCGCGCCCTCAAGGATCAGGCCCGGGAAATCCCCCAGTGCATCCTCGGCGCCAGCGGCCGCACGGTGGAGCAGTTGCGCCGGTTGCAGGAGGAGTTGCAGGTACTGCGGGGGCATTTGCAAGACAGCCTTTGA
- a CDS encoding organic hydroperoxide resistance protein encodes MQTLYTAVATATGGRDGRAVSSDNILDVKLATPKELGGAGGQATNPEQLFAAGYSACFIGALKFVASQSKRKIPDDASITAHVGIGQIPGGFGLDIDLHVRLPGLAQDEAQSLVDAAHQVCPYSNATRGNVDVRLHVSV; translated from the coding sequence ATGCAAACTCTCTACACCGCTGTTGCAACCGCCACGGGTGGCCGTGATGGTCGCGCCGTCTCCAGTGACAACATCCTCGACGTCAAACTGGCCACTCCCAAGGAGCTGGGCGGTGCCGGTGGGCAGGCCACCAACCCGGAACAGCTGTTCGCCGCCGGCTATTCCGCCTGCTTCATCGGCGCACTGAAGTTCGTGGCCAGCCAGAGCAAGCGCAAGATTCCGGACGACGCCTCGATCACCGCCCATGTCGGCATCGGTCAGATCCCTGGCGGCTTTGGCCTGGATATCGATCTGCATGTGCGCCTGCCCGGCCTGGCCCAGGATGAAGCGCAAAGCCTGGTGGACGCGGCGCATCAGGTCTGCCCCTACTCCAACGCCACCCGCGGCAACGTCGATGTGCGCTTGCACGTTAGCGTCTGA
- a CDS encoding elongation factor P — MKTGKELKPGTVIRIDNDPWLVQKAEFTKSGRNSAIMKTKLKNLLTGYKTETVYGADDKLDDVILDRKEATLSFISGDTYTFMDTTDYTMYELNAEDIEAVLPFIEEGMTDVCEAVFFEDRLVSVDLPTTIVRQVDYTEGSARGDTSGKVMKPAKLKNGTELSVADFIEIGDMIEIDTREGGSYKGRAKV, encoded by the coding sequence ATGAAAACTGGTAAAGAACTCAAACCCGGTACCGTGATCCGTATCGACAACGATCCTTGGCTGGTTCAGAAAGCTGAATTCACCAAGTCCGGTCGTAACAGCGCGATCATGAAGACCAAGCTGAAGAACCTGCTGACCGGTTACAAGACCGAAACCGTTTACGGTGCGGACGACAAGCTGGACGACGTGATCCTGGATCGCAAAGAAGCGACCCTGTCGTTCATCAGCGGTGACACCTACACGTTCATGGACACCACCGACTACACCATGTACGAGCTGAACGCCGAAGACATCGAAGCGGTTCTGCCGTTCATCGAAGAAGGCATGACCGACGTTTGCGAAGCCGTGTTCTTCGAAGACCGTCTGGTTTCCGTTGACCTGCCGACCACCATCGTGCGTCAGGTTGACTACACCGAAGGTTCCGCTCGCGGCGACACTTCGGGCAAGGTGATGAAGCCTGCCAAACTGAAAAACGGTACCGAGCTGAGCGTTGCGGACTTCATCGAGATCGGCGACATGATCGAGATCGATACCCGCGAAGGCGGTTCCTACAAAGGCCGCGCCAAGGTTTGA
- the earP gene encoding elongation factor P maturation arginine rhamnosyltransferase EarP — translation MKASWDIFCSVVDNYGDIGVTWRLARQLVAEHQCAVRLWVDDLRAFERICPEIDTQRQRQEQDGVEVRHWSAQWQAEAAADVVIAAFACQLPHAYMEAMADRERAPLWLNLDYLSAEDWVSGCHGLPSVKFRGVQKYFFFPGFQPDTGGLLREAGLLERRRHFQADRQAQQEFLQGLGVTPAADSRLMSLFAYENAGLGSWLEALAADARPTHLLVPEGRILGDVQRWLGVESLTVGSLQVRQSLTVQVLPFVRQEDYDRLLWCCAFNAVRGEDSFVRAQWAGRPMLWHIYRQDEDIHLDKLEAFLALYTRALSPGAKAAVLALWQAWNTEAAMAEPWKNLLQHWPEVAAHAEQWCLEQGLQADLAAALVQFYLNWI, via the coding sequence ATGAAAGCCTCCTGGGACATTTTTTGCAGCGTCGTCGACAACTACGGCGACATCGGCGTGACCTGGCGTCTGGCCCGGCAGTTGGTGGCCGAGCATCAATGCGCGGTGCGCTTGTGGGTCGATGATCTGCGGGCCTTTGAAAGGATTTGCCCGGAAATTGACACCCAGCGGCAGCGCCAGGAACAGGATGGGGTCGAGGTGCGGCACTGGTCGGCCCAGTGGCAGGCTGAGGCGGCCGCGGATGTGGTGATTGCCGCGTTCGCCTGCCAGTTGCCCCACGCCTATATGGAGGCCATGGCCGACCGCGAGCGGGCGCCCCTGTGGTTGAACCTGGATTACCTGAGTGCGGAAGACTGGGTCAGTGGCTGCCACGGCCTGCCGTCAGTGAAGTTTCGTGGCGTACAGAAGTACTTTTTCTTCCCCGGATTCCAGCCTGATACCGGCGGTTTGCTGCGCGAAGCCGGGTTGCTTGAGCGCCGCCGGCATTTTCAGGCCGATCGCCAGGCCCAGCAGGAGTTTCTGCAGGGCCTGGGAGTGACTCCCGCCGCCGATAGCCGCTTGATGTCGCTGTTTGCCTACGAAAACGCCGGTCTTGGCAGTTGGCTGGAGGCGTTGGCCGCCGATGCGCGACCGACTCATTTGCTGGTGCCTGAAGGACGTATTCTGGGCGACGTGCAGCGCTGGCTGGGAGTGGAATCTCTGACGGTCGGCAGTCTGCAGGTGCGTCAGTCGCTGACGGTCCAGGTCTTGCCCTTTGTGCGCCAGGAAGATTACGACCGTTTGCTGTGGTGCTGCGCCTTCAACGCGGTGCGCGGGGAGGATTCCTTCGTGCGCGCACAATGGGCCGGGCGGCCGATGCTCTGGCATATCTATCGCCAGGACGAAGATATTCACCTGGACAAGCTCGAGGCCTTTCTTGCCCTGTACACCCGGGCACTTTCCCCGGGCGCCAAGGCGGCGGTACTGGCCCTGTGGCAGGCCTGGAATACCGAGGCCGCGATGGCCGAACCCTGGAAAAACCTGCTGCAACACTGGCCGGAAGTCGCCGCACATGCCGAGCAATGGTGTCTGGAACAAGGCTTGCAGGCCGATCTTGCTGCGGCGCTGGTGCAGTTTTACCTAAATTGGATATGA